In the Agromyces flavus genome, CGATGCCGACGCCCCACGCCACTCGCCGGCGCTGCGCCCTCCACCATTCGGCGGCGCGCGAGGGCTTCGTCGAGGTCACGGTCATCTCCGGGCGGTTCCTTCTCCGGTGCGGTCGGCGGGGGCACAAGGCGTTACGACGATAGCGCCGCCGGCTGGGAACGCGTGCGGCGGATGACGCTCCGCGACGAGGGCGGCACGCGCCATCCGCGGTCTCTATGCTGGGGCGGATGCTGAAGGAACTCGCGGCCGGTGCGCGCATGCTGCTGCGCGGCTTCGGATTCTGGCGCCGCGATGCCGGGGTCATGCTGCTCGGACTCGTGCCCGCGGCGATCGTCTTCGCCGCCCTCGTGTGGGGGCTCGTCGCACTCGGCATCGGCCTGCCCGGACTCGTCGACTGGGCGACGCCCTTCGCCGACGGCTGGCAGGAGTTCTGGCGATCGGCGTTCCGCGCGCTCGTCACGGTGGTCGTGTTCGCCGGTGCGGCCGTGCTCGCGTTCGTGACGTTCACCGCGCTCACCCTGATCGTGGGCGATCCGTTCTACGAGCGGATCTGGAAGGCCGTCGAAGCCGATCTCGGCGGAGAAGTGCCGGCCGAGGGCCCCAGCTTCTGGAGCGGCGTGGGCAACTCGCTCGTGCTCGTGGTCCAGGGCGTGCTCTCGGCCGCGGTCGTCGCCGTC is a window encoding:
- a CDS encoding EI24 domain-containing protein; protein product: MLKELAAGARMLLRGFGFWRRDAGVMLLGLVPAAIVFAALVWGLVALGIGLPGLVDWATPFADGWQEFWRSAFRALVTVVVFAGAAVLAFVTFTALTLIVGDPFYERIWKAVEADLGGEVPAEGPSFWSGVGNSLVLVVQGVLSAAVVAVAGFVPVVGGVLAAVLGAVLTGRLLARELAARAFDARHLDPRVRRALIRAHRWRFLGFGVATQLCFLVPLGAIATMPAAVAGATMLARSVLDEVHPVAADRA